The segment ACGGGTGCGAGTGTATCCACGTGAGCGTGATTGATGAATCGGTCCAAAGATATGTTGGCACATGCGAGTAGTTGAGTGTAGTCTGGCAGTGTTTGACGAGTTTTGCCAACATGTGAGCCGCGGTGAGTTCCAAGCGTGGAATCGTTAGGGGTTTCAACGGTGCCACCTTGGTTTTAGAGCAAAGCAGCGTAACCTTTGCCCTCTGAGTTCGAGTTGTCGGTAGGACCTTGATAAATACAGCCGCAGCCATCGCCAATTGCGAGGCATCGGAGAATCCATGGATTTCTAGAGCCGAGTTCGTGGACGAGTGGATCCATCTGGGAATCTTGATGATATGAATCATATCGAGTTGAGTTTTGAATGAAGTCCATTTCTGTCGTAATTCTGCAGACAATGGAGTGTCCCAGCCGAGTTTTACAAGCCAAAGTTCCTGCATGAACATTTTGGCTTGAATTATGAGTGGTGATAGGAATCCCAGTGGATCAAAGATCTGAGCAATCTCTGATAGAATTGCACGTTTTGTGCACGGTTGAGTTGAGCATGGTGGCGAGTGTTTGAAAGAGAATTGATCCTTGGTTGAAGACCAGTACATCCCAAGAATTTTGGTGCTGACTTCTGGATCCTCAATTTTATATTGTGTAATCGCTTCCGCACGATTGAGCTGAAGTAGTTTGCGATGATTGCTTGCCCATTTGGCGAGTGGGAATCCGCCCGCCTTGCACAGACCCTCGATATCATCTGCAACTGCTTGCAGTGACTCGAGATCATCTGCGCCTCCGGAAATGTCGTCGACATACCGACCTTTAGTGAGTGGATCGATTGCGAGCGGGAATCTATGTCCTTCATCTTCGACCAATTGGAGCAGGGCTCGAACAGCAAGAAATGGAGCTGATTTCGTCCCATAAGTAACTGTAGTAAGTTTGAAGGGGATGATGTTTCCTTCCTTATCAAACCAGAGTATTTGTTGAAGACCTTGGTCCTTTTCGTGAACCAAAATCTGTCGATACATTTTGGTAACATCTGTGATAAAGATGAACCGGTGTTGTCGCGAGCTGATGAGTACGTCGAAGATGTTAACGAGTAATTTTGGCCCGGTATGCATGATGTCGTTGAGTGAGAGTCCTGAACTGGTTGGTTTTGAGCCGTTGAAGACCACACGGATCTTGAAGTTGTTGTTGTCTTCCTTCAGTACCCCATGGTGGGGTAGGAAGTATTGAATTGATGATGTAGATGATGCCGCAGGCACCATGTGCTTGAGTTCGAGATACTCTGCCATGAAGTTCATGTAGAGTGTATTGAGCCGAGCATCATAATCAAGCCGTCGCATGAGATGTTGTAAGCAGCGACGAGCTGCTGTGTATGAGTTCCCCAGCTGTTGCGGGTCTGATATCAATGGCAGTCTGACGATGTATCTGCCAGAACTGTCTCGAGTGTGAGTGTCCCGGAAGTGAGCTTCACAAGCCTCTTCTTCGGGAGTTAATGAGCGTAGTTGAGTTGGACTGACCTCTTCTTGGAGCCAGAATCGAGTTAGTAAGTCTTGAAGATCTTGATCATGATGATTGGAGACAGCATGATGAATTCTCAGTGGTTTGTTGAGCCGAGCTTGGACTGGACCAATGATAATCCAGCCAAAGATGGTGTTTTGAGCGAGTAATCCAGGAGATTTGCACTTGATGATCTCGCCAGTGATGACCTGGCCGTAGTAATCAGCTCCAAGGATGACATCCGTTGGACCTGGGGTTCCAAACTCTGGATCTGCGAGCGTGAGATGCGAGTACTGTGCCAAGTCGGTGTTTTGGACTTGGTTA is part of the Microplitis mediator isolate UGA2020A chromosome 11, iyMicMedi2.1, whole genome shotgun sequence genome and harbors:
- the LOC130676903 gene encoding uncharacterized protein LOC130676903, with the translated sequence MLNISRARSHLTILGIGAAKAGHTRGCATLTLRSYHSDQSLTIKAHILSGLTARLPSNQVQNTDLAQYSHLTLADPEFGTPGPTDVILGADYYGQVITGEIIKCKSPGLLAQNTIFGWIIIGPVQARLNKPLRIHHAVSNHHDQDLQDLLTRFWLQEEVSPTQLRSLTPEEEACEAHFRDTHTRDSSGRYIVRLPLISDPQQLGNSYTAARRCLQHLMRRLDYDARLNTLYMNFMAEYLELKHMVPAASSTSSIQYFLPHHGVLKEDNNNFKIRVVFNGSKPTSSGLSLNDIMHTGPKLLVNIFDVLISSRQHRFIFITDVTKMYRQILVHEKDQGLQQILWFDKEGNIIPFKLTTVTYGTKSAPFLAVRALLQLVEDEGHRFPLAIDPLTKGRYVDDISGGADDLESLQAVADDIEGLCKAGGFPLAKWASNHRKLLQLNRAEAITQYKIEDPEVSTKILGMYWSSTKDQFSFKHSPPCSTQPCTKRAILSEIAQIFDPLGFLSPLIIQAKMFMQELWLVKLGWDTPLSAELRQKWTSFKTQLDMIHIIKIPRWIHSSTNSALEIHGFSDASQLAMAAAVFIKVLPTTRTQRAKVTLLCSKTKVAPLKPLTIPRLELTAAHMLAKLVKHCQTTLNYSHVPTYLWTDSSITLTWIHSHPSRWKDFVRNRVSFIQELIPDGHWKFVPGTDNPADCATRGLTTSQLKTYQLWWSGPSWLLEDSPSWPTSPIHKDADTHLEERPVKSLYVSAQPLNSSWTLMERPIPPLRMLRVTAICGRVRDIIKRIPHSTLARPLTSTEINLALQFCIKETQRIHFHSELQLLAKQASWPQDHPFARLVAYQDTDGIIRVGGRLENAPNSDQQKHPAILPRDAALTRLVISDAHQRTMHGGTQLTLAHTRLRYWIIGGRQPVRSHILKCLVCARHRGVRAQQLMGQLPTQRVTPAPPFSHTGVDYAGPVSITSWKGRGSRIYKGWICVFVCLTTSVVHVDLVSDYSSSGFIAALRRFIHRRGICTALYSDCGTTFQGAYSELKRLFTQGTQESHALLDWATVHQITWHFNPPAAPHMGGKWEAAVKSVKHHLTRTLGESAFTFEELTTLLTQVEGILNSRPLEALSDDPQDPSSLTPGHFLIGRPIVAIPEPSLMDTEVSRLSRWQFIQQRVQHF